TAATCTTCCCTTGGTCCCCACCTGCAGGCCCCACGCGTTTTCGGTGCTACGGCGGGCCCACAACTCTCAGTCATCGTAGACCCGGTCCACCGCAGCAGCAACGGGCAGAACGGATGGATAGACAGAGACACCTCTCGCCTTCCGAAACGCGCCGCGCCTGAGCTGTACCCACGAACAGGTGCGCCCCACCTCAGCATGTCCCCACACGTCATGGAGTGGGGGTCCAGAGGCGACTGACCCGCGTGGGCGCGGCCAGCAAACGGCCAAAACCAGCCCACCTGGACCGCCGCCCCCGGTTCCGTCCCCCACGCTGACGTGCGGGGGCCACCGTTTCCGAGTGGTGTCCCGCAGGTCAGTGAGACAGCCCGCAGGCCACAGCTCATCGTCATCTTCCGTTTCCCCCTTGTATACTACTCCCATGGTCACGCGCTCCTCGGGCGTTTGAGAGCCGCTGTTTAGGGCTAAACTACGGGTTTAATTTCCGTCCGCTCCCCGCAAAGACGGCTttaccagcagcagcggcaggacGAGAAGCGAGAGCCGAGAGCGAGGCTGTGCTGCAAGCCCCCACCCCAGTACCCCACCCCCACCACCGCCCTCCTCCCTTGGCTTCCAAGCTACGCTTCGGCTGCGAGAGGAGCCCGCGACCGTGGCCTGCTGCTGGTGTGCTGCGGGGTGCAGGTAAACAACTCTGCTCCGGCTGGGCTTCCCTTCCTCAATCCTCATGGTTGGTTTGGTTGATTGGTTGGTTTGCTCCTCGAGATCGCTGGAGCTctagttttttgttttgtttctagCGAGTGTTCGGGGCGCGGTCCGCGGAGTTGACGATGCGGTTGGATGGATTCGTTCGTTCGTTCAGAGCGGGGGGAATAGACTTGTCCGATTCTATTTTGTTCCGGGGGGGCGGTGATGGCGGTGGTGATTTGATTTGGGATCGATTGGTTTCTCCGCCTGTTCTGTTCGTGGTTCCTCGCTGGCGGCGGGCTCTGGTTCGATTTCGCGTGTTGTTTTTAGGGAGAATTTGGGGCTTGATTGATTAGTTTCTGGCGGCCCTGTGTAGTCTGTAGTGGAATATTTCCCGTTCCGGTCGTCTGGTTCCTTCCTGATTTACTTGTAGTACCGTGTGTAGCTACTGGATTTGAAGTGGAGTGGTTGGTACCGCGTACTCATCGCTCGTTGGTTATTTCCGGGGAATTAAAGCGAGGTCCCCCACCCCCCATTCATGCGCTGTTCTCGCATTGTTTTTTATGCGATGATGGATAGTTTTTTAGTGTGGGATTAGGTTGCGATTTCAGTATGTGCTAGTGGCTCACTGCTACTACTAGTAGCAACTAGCCAGTAATGGAGGAATTGGCTGAAAGCGGTTGAATTCTTATACGCTAATCTGCTACCTGGGTGCTCCTTCTAAATGTTTCCCCTCATTTGTCTTAGGAAATGCCTGTGGTTGCTTGTAACTATGGTCATGTTATGTATTCAGAAATTTGAACTTCTTGCAGATGATATAACTGAACTCTAGATTCTGTACTGGTTGAGTGATTCTGTAAAAACATGCTTTggttcttaaaaaaataaaattatttgtgCTCTGAGCTTTTTAAGTGTGCTGACTCTTTTGTTCATTTGGTGCATGGATTGAAGTGGAGAGGAGACAACATGAGGCACTGGTTTTGTTGCAATTGCCGGTTCGGTGGGGAGGAGGATGACCATGACATGGAGCATTCCAAAGCTAAGGGCAATAAGATGGACGGTGCGTTTGTACCCCTGTGTTTAAATATTACTTGGTTTACatttgagaaaaatatatattcttaGTTGGTTCACTTTGGATTACGAATGCAAATTGAATATCAACTGTATCCATAGTGAATGTAGTTATCAATTTGAATGCTAGTCGACAACTTAGCACATACACATGTCATAGCATTTACATGTGCTTGCTCGTCGAATGCATGTTCCAACATTGATCTTATATGCTATTTTTGGGTTATGCATACTATTCTTAGATTCTTTTGAAGGGCCCTAGTGTGCCAAATGTTCTTCCTAGATTTCTAGCAGCGCGTCATTTTACTATACTCCATGGGATATAACAATTAATTATTATTGTAGCAGTCATTATTTGGCTATTTGCCCTAATGCACAGGTTTCCGCAAAAGAAGAATCCATGTGCAAAAGTATTTAACAAATGAAGAAGGAATAGAACCACAGATAGTTAaaaataaacagtgccaaatAAAGCGTAGATGACAAAAATACTAAAATagaaggaaaataaaacaatGAAGGGCCCAACCGGGTTCGAACCGGTGACCTATTGATCTGCAGTCAATTGCTCTACCACTGAGCTATGGAcccattgttgttgttcttgctgcTGGCTCTGCATATATCTGAAACCCTCTATGAGTTGTGAGTAGCATAGTGGGTGATAATGTTCTTATGTCATATTTTACCTCTTTCTTTGTTGTGTAGTTTCACTCAAACGTCCTAATGTGTTCTATTGCAACCTACTTTCGTTGCTTCTTGCATTCAGTTTTTCTGCTAACATGATTTTTATTCCAAGTCATTGTTGATTGGattattttgtttatttaGCCAAGCAAAAGTCTTCAAGACCTGCTGATCAACCCGAGATAGATTTTTTCCCTCCTACAATTGATGTCCCTGAATTGTCGTTCGAGGACTTAAAACAAAAGACCGACAATTTTGGATCGAATTCTCTGATTGGTGAAGGTTCATATGGACGAGTATATCATGCCACTATGGATGATGGGAGACAAGCGGCAATCAAGAAATTTGATGCATCAGAAAATGAGCCTAACGATGAATTCTTGAAACAGGTGAGCTTGTTCTAAGGTCTAACTTATCTTTTCTGTTTGCTATCCCTTGTGCATAGATGATAGTAAAACGGACTTACTCTATAATTTCATTATTTCTGGACTCCAGGTCTCGCTTGTATCGAAGCTAAATCATGAAAATCTTGTTGAGATGTTGGGCTACTATGTGGAGGGCAACTATCGTATATTGGCATATGAATTTGCAACGATGGGTTCTCTTCATGATGTTCTGCACGGTAAGATATTAGGCACTAGGATTCTTAGCATGTGGTATCATAAAGTCGTTCTCTAAAATATCAAGTCCAGCCATGAGAGACTTGTATTGTATTTCTTAATAAACAGGGAGAAAAGGAGTTCAAGGGGCGCAGCCTGGACCTGTGCTTGACTGGATGCAGAGGGTCAAAATTGCTATCGAGGCGGCAAAAGGTGTGGAGTATCTGCATGAGAAGGTTCATCCTTCAATTATCCATCGGGACATCAGATCAAGCAATGTACTTCTGTTTGAGGACTTCAAGGCGAAAATTGCAGACTTCAATCTCTTAAATCAGGCTCCAGATATGGCAGCACGTCTACATTCAACTCGTGTATTAGGAACATTTGGATATCATGCTCCAGAGTAATTGTCTGATTCATGCTAATGCATTTTTGCTTAATATTACTCAactacaaaataaaatacagcTCTACTGTATTCACTTGCCTGATACGTGATTCTGAAGTCTCGAACAAGCTAAAATATGATAACTCTGTTTTGCAAATGTGGAGCATTGTTATTATTTTATATTCATAATTCATGCCAATGTAGTAAGTCCCATCTTTAAATGGCAACTGCTTTGAAACATTTCTTATGCTTTTTTTGGATGAACTAACTTTTAGATTGCCCTCGTATAGTTTGCTACTGTACTATGTTCAGCTGGTCGATTCATGTAGACCTCAAGCCACTTCTCTGTGTGGAATGTCAGACTGCCGGATCTCATTCAACTacttaactactccctccgttcctaaattcttgtcatgattttagttcaaatttgaactaaaaccacgacaagaatttagggacggagggagtataatataaCTACAGTTGTCATTCTCTCCACTTAGTACTGGAGATGCATATAGACTCTAGCTTCATGTCCAATCGACATCACCGGTTCTAGTCTAGGTGCCCCAAAATGCATATTATCGGAGTCAAAGTTACACTGAAGGCCGTGGTGGCGCATCCAGGCAGGGATGAGTTGCATGGCTTCATTTAGCCCAACAAATAACATCGGCCACAATTCTGCCAGACTTGCTGACCGAATAAGAACGGACCAAATGTAGCGGATTTAAAAACTTCCCGGTCCGAACCCATGGTGCGTAGCTGTATTAATAGATAGTGGTTGCCCCGAGCATTAACCTCCAACTATTTGTATGTAGCAAATGTAGAATTGGAAATTATTACTGCGTGACAGTCCACCAGGAATATGGTACACGGCACGGCATGACACATATCCTCTAAAATTTATCTTAAATCTGTTCTCTTGCTGCAAATCGACTTTGGGTAAACGAATCTGGTACTATGGTGTGTGCTATAAATTGAGGTTTGCTATTTTTGCCCACATTTCACTTGTGTAATGGATTATGcgtcttctttttcttcacgAGGATTTGTTAAACTACTTTAACTTGTAGTAACTAGTAAGTACGCAAATCCATAGTAACTTAATTTTTAGAACCAGCAGTCCTGCTAGTGAACCTACAAGGTGGGCAGCCAGTTTGGTTTGTAATGATTAT
This is a stretch of genomic DNA from Brachypodium distachyon strain Bd21 chromosome 1, Brachypodium_distachyon_v3.0, whole genome shotgun sequence. It encodes these proteins:
- the LOC100837455 gene encoding PTI1-like tyrosine-protein kinase 3 isoform X2; translated protein: MRHWFCCNCRFGGEEDDHDMEHSKAKGNKMDAKQKSSRPADQPEIDFFPPTIDVPELSFEDLKQKTDNFGSNSLIGEGSYGRVYHATMDDGRQAAIKKFDASENEPNDEFLKQVSLVSKLNHENLVEMLGYYVEGNYRILAYEFATMGSLHDVLHGRKGVQGAQPGPVLDWMQRVKIAIEAAKGVEYLHEKVHPSIIHRDIRSSNVLLFEDFKAKIADFNLLNQAPDMAARLHSTRVLGTFGYHAPEYAMTGQLTQKSDVYSFGVVLLELLTGRKPVDHTMPRGQQSLVTWELISPASSTSTS
- the LOC100837455 gene encoding PTI1-like tyrosine-protein kinase 1 isoform X1, whose translation is MRHWFCCNCRFGGEEDDHDMEHSKAKGNKMDAKQKSSRPADQPEIDFFPPTIDVPELSFEDLKQKTDNFGSNSLIGEGSYGRVYHATMDDGRQAAIKKFDASENEPNDEFLKQVSLVSKLNHENLVEMLGYYVEGNYRILAYEFATMGSLHDVLHGRKGVQGAQPGPVLDWMQRVKIAIEAAKGVEYLHEKVHPSIIHRDIRSSNVLLFEDFKAKIADFNLLNQAPDMAARLHSTRVLGTFGYHAPEYAMTGQLTQKSDVYSFGVVLLELLTGRKPVDHTMPRGQQSLVTWATPRLSEDKVKQCIDPRLKGEYPPKGVAKLAAVAALCVQYEAEFRPNMSIVVKALSPLLQQRPVVPAASEPVPATET